CGCGTAGACGACGCCACCGACGGCGGAACTGCCCGAGACGGTCCCGGCGATGGTGGCCGGCAGCGGCAGGATGAACGTCCCCGCCGAGGCCAGCAGGCCGACCACCACGGTGCGCAGCGCGACCTGAACACCGGTGAACGACCGCCCTCGATCGACGTGGCGGCCGACGACGAACTGCACGCAGAACGCCAACGACGTGGGCCACAGCGCGGCGAACACCACCACGCTGGGCAGCGGGACCGAGTCGAAGAACGGCTGGTTCAGCGGATGCTGCAGCGTCCACTGCCACCATCGCAGCTGCGGTCCGAGGTGGTCGAAGATCTCATACAACGCGTGGTGCACGAAGCCGACGGCGAGCGCGCCGACGAAGGACCCGTAGCGGGTGAAAATCCCGATCCTGCGGACGATTTCGAACGACACCGTCGCCATCATGGGGTAGATCGCGACGATGTACAGCGGCAGGCGCCCCCACAGGAACTGCACCGTGAACAGGTTGTGGGCGAACATCGTGTCGACGTGCTCGTCGATGCCGAACGCGGCCGGGAAGTACAGCGGCGGTTCGATGATCAGCAGGTAGGCGGTGGCACCGAACCACAGCACCAGGTTGGTCGGATCATCGTGGCGCCGATAGCGATTGATCGCGTACACCAGTGCCAGCACGGCACCGGTGATGACGAGCACCTCGAGCCCGAGCAGGGTCCAGTTCTCCAGGCCGAACGGGTTGCGCACCGAGATAAGCCCACCGGTGTCGTCACACGAAAAGCCCATCCGCCCAGCGAGTTCGGCGAAGGTGGGGGTACACAGGTCAGACATCGGCGTCTTCCTCGACGGTGGCGCACTGCCGGCGCGCCCCGAAGGTCAGGGCAGAACCGTCCTCATCAGCATGACGTTGTAGGCCGACCACAGCGACAGGTTGAAGTACAGCTCCTTGCCCGTCGACCACGGGTGCAGGAACGGGGCGTAGATGCCGCCCGGGTACTGCATCGAGGGCACCAGCAGTTGTTCGGGGCCCCACGGTCCCTGCGGTGCGGGCGCGGTCCGCATCACCACGTCGTTGGCACCGTTGCAGTACAGCACCAGGTACTGCCGCAGATAGGTGTTGTACTGCGCGGAGAGCTCACCCACCGGTCCCGGGATCACCGGCGTCGCCGCACCCGGATCGCGCGGCACCCACGCGTTGGAGTTGGAATTCCAGTACTCGTAGCGGTTCAGGTCGGGCACCGCGCCGGGCGCGACCCGCGCGATGAACGCCGCGCCGCCACGTCCGGACGGCGTGCCGAACATGTACAGGTACGGATCTCCCGGGCCCGGCTTGAGGAAGGCGGCCTGCTGGAAGTTCTCGTTACCGGGCACGAAGCGGGCGCCCGACACCAGGCCGTCGCCCGGGGTGCGCACCGTGCCGGGGTACACACCCCAGTTCTCGCCGTTGTCCGGCGACACCGCGATCGCCGAATAGTTGGTCGACCACCGACCGTCGCTGTCCCAGTTCCGGATCGACATGAAGTTCAGGTACTGCGTCTTGCCGACGGACACCCCCGCGGTCGGGATGATGCCCTTCTCCGTCGCCGCCCACTTGGTGCTGTTGATGATCTGCTTGGAGATCCCGGGTGCCCACACCGGCGAACCCGAGTACTTGTTGCGCACAACGCCGTTGGGAACCGCGACGGTGTTCGACAGGGCGCCGTCCTGGCTGCGGAACAACACGTTGTACCGCCACTGCTGACCGCGGACACTGCAGTAGCCGTAGGTGTCGCCGAAGGCCATCAGAACCTGGTGACCGGCGGGATCGCCGTTGTCCCACATGATTCCGAGATCGGTGCCGGTGATGGCGAACTTGCGCGCGGTGTCGTTGGGGCTCTCCGGCCCGGTAACCCAGCCGACCAGCGTGGTCCCCGGCGGGGACGGTGCGGGCGCCGGAGCCGGGGCCGGCTGGGCCTGCACCTGCGGTTGGGGCTGGGGCGCGGGTTGCGGCTGTGGTTGCGGCTGTGGTTGCGGTACGACGCCCGCCTGCTGACGCACCTGCCCCGATCGCGGTGACACGGCGTTGAGCAGGGCCCGCGACAGCTGGCCGAGCCGCGGCAGCGGCGCGTCGTCGTTCGCCCCGGAGGGTCGGTGCCCGCGCGGCGGCCCGCCGGTCAGGCCGGGCAGCGCGGGCGCGGGTCCCTGGTTGGCCGGCGGCTGGACCGCGGCGGCCGCACCCGTGCACGGTTCGGCGGCGGCGGGCGGTGCCACCGTGATCGCGACCGTGAGGCCGACCGAGGCGATGGCCGCCATGGCGGCCATGGGGGTCAGCGTCGGAGCGTGGAGACGTTGCGACATGTCACACCTTCCCGGAGCGGGACGTCGCACCGACGTCTAGATTGGGCGTTTGTGACGATAGTGATCACTGAGGCCTTTGTGACGGGTGAGTCATCAATAGCGACCCATCCGTGACCGTGTCGCAACCGACCGATCCCGTCGGCACCTGCTATACGCCACACCCGCACCGCTAAGGTGGCGCAATGAGCGGCCCAGAGCAGCGTGCCGGTGTCGACCTGACGCATCTCGACGAGCCCCTGGCACCGGACATCGGGGTCACCAAACGCGAACTCGTGGATTACCTCGACGCCGTCGCCGACCACATCCTGCCGGTACTGGCCGATCGACCGCTGACCGTGCTGAGGACATTGCGCGGCCAGAAGCCGTTCGTACAGAAGAACATTCCCAAATACGCACCCGAATGGGTGCGCACCGTGCCGATGTGGGCCGAGTCGTCGAAGCGCGAAATCCGTTACATCGTCTGCGATGACCGGCGCACACTGCTGTGGCTGGCCAACCAGCGTGCCGTCGAATACCACCCGGCACTGGGCCTGGCCGACAACATCTACCGGCCCACTCATCTGGTGCTCGATCTCGATCCGCCCGACGGCGGCGACTTCTCGGCCGTGGTGGCCGTTGCGCATCTGGTGCGGACCGCGCTGTCGGACTGCGGGCTGTCCGGCGTCGTCAAGACCAGCGGGTCGCGCGGCGTGCACATCTTCGTCCCGATCGACGACGGCGCCCCCGTCGACGACGTGGCCGCGGCGACACGCGCACTCGCGGCAAGGGCCGAGGCGCTGGACCCCACGATCGCCACGACCGCGTTCATCGTCGAGGATCGCGAGGGCAAGGTGTTCGTGGATGCCACCCGCTCCGGCGGGGCGACCGTCGCCGCGGCATACAGCCCGCGACTGCGCCCCGGCCTCCCGGTCTCGTTCCCGGTGGACTGGGCGGAGTTGGACCACATCACGCCACGCGATTTCACGGTGCACACCGCGATCGACGCGCTGGCCGGCCGCCCGTCGTGGACCGACGCCATGCCTGCGCCGCAACGCCTGCCTGCCGATCTGATCGAGCAGGGCCACACGATTCCCGTCGCGCGGGTGGCCGCGATGCACGAGGGCAAGCGGCGCGCCAAGGCCCGTCGGGAACGCGACGCCTCCGGTTAGGACGTCTCCGACGTTACGACCGGTGCGCGCCGCAACCCGGCCGCCCAGCGCCCTATTCGGAGTCGTCGTCCATCTGATCGACCCGGGTGACCCCGTCGACGGTGGCGAGCATCTTGGTTGCGTCGACGACGCCGGGTCCGGCCAGCGTCATCATGATGGCCACCTCCCCCGGCAGCGCTGGTGTGCGCGCACCGGGCTGGCCACCCGGAGGGTCGGTGACCATCGACGTCAACTGCCACCGACGCGCGTCGCACACCTGCAGCAACTGGCGCAGGATGCCGCGTCCGTCCTGATACACGACATACACCTGCACCGAACCGGACAGCCGCGAGGTGAGCCGACGCACCAGCGGCGCCACGCCGAGCACGATGACGAAGTGCAGCACCGTGACCACGATCGCCAACGTGAGCAGACCCGCGGCCGCGGCCATGCCGATCGCCGCCGATTCCCAGATCGCGGCGGCCGTGGTGAGGCCCAGCACCGCACCGCGACGCGTGATGATGATGCCCGCGCCGAGGAAACCGATGCCCGAGACGATCTGCGCCGCCACCCGCGACGGGTCGAGCACCACCGAGCCCGCGGCCAGCACATCGCCGAAGCCGAATTTGCTGATCAACAGGATCAACGCCGAGGACGTCCCCACGATGGCCTGGGTGCGCACACCGGCGCTCTTGCCGCGCGTCTCGCGTTCCAGGCCGATCAGCGCGGTGAGCCCGAACGCCGCCAGCAGCTCGACGATCTGCCGCCAGCCCTGCCCCGGTCCGGTGAAGAGCCCATCGGCCAACCACATGGTGCCCATGACCGGCCACGGTAATCACCGAGCTTGTGTATCGCCTGTCGGCCGGTGGACCGCGGTGACCATCCCGACCTCGGGCGCCGGCTCGACCGTCGACGGCCCGGGCAGTTGGTAACCCGGCGTCTCGGGCACGTACCCCGGCGGCGCAGGGACGTATCCCGGTGGCGGGCCGTGCACCGACGAGTTCGGGTCGTATCCGGGCGTGGCGGGGCCGTACACCGGCCCGTACCCCGGCTCATACCCCGGCCCGTACCCGCCGTCGGGCACCGACCCGTACCCCGGCACCTGCAGACCGGACCCGGCGAGCAGGTTGGCCGCCGCGAACGCCGCGGCCTGGGTGGTGTAGGCGGGCACATAGCCGTCGGTGTGGCCGCTCCACTCGTTGCCCGGACCCGCGTGGCAGATCGGGTCGCTGGGGTTGCACAGGTCGATCGCCTTGGAGCTGAGCGGCAGGCTCCTGGTCGACAGCGCCTCGCCGGTGCGGGTGGCCACATCACCGAAGGTGACCACCGCCGCGACGGCGCTCACATACTCGGGCGGCAGCGGATCGGCCCAGGTGATACCCGCCAGCTTGTTGCCTGCGACGATGTTGATCACGCTCGCGCCCTGCGAGTAGCCGCCCAACACGATCTCGGTGCCGGGGCAGGACGACACCGTGGATTTGATGTGCGAGATCGCGTCTTTGGCGCCGTCCCCGCCGTGCAACTGCAACTTGCTGGCCTTGTAGTCCACCGCGTAGGTGTCGATGTCCAAACCTGCGGACTGTTTGCGCAGCGAGTCGACGAACGCGTTGCCGACGCGGCCGAGACCGGGCGGCTCGTCGGTGCCGCGCGCGAACACCACCTCGGCGTCGGCACAGTCGTCGGCCGACGCGACCGGCGCAGGGGCGACGAGCAGGACGCCCGCGGCCAGCAGCACCGCGCCGCCCATTCCCGGCCAGCGACCGGCCGGTCGCACGCGCCCGGGCCGGAGGCTGGCAATACGGCGACAGAGCATGCGGTGAATCTAACCGGCATGAGGCCCGATTGCGACGCCCCGGTCCCTTGGGCCTATGGACACCGCGCGGCGTGCGGCGAATTATCAAGAAGGTCAATATAAGCGCTGGCTTCAGGAGGGGTCATGCCCACGACCGATCCGACGTTCTACCGCACCCCCACCCACGCCGTCACCGCCGAGCCCGAGCACCTCGCCTACGTGGTGGCCTTCGACCCGACGGGCAGGCAACACGACGCGCTGGCCGTGGTCGACTGCGACGCCGGGTCCACCAGCTTCGGGCAGGTGGTCGGCTGGACCGACCTTCCGACATCCGGCAACGAGCTGCACCACTTCGGGTGGAACGCGTGCTCGAGCGCGCTGTGCCATGACGGGCACGGCCACCACGACACCCTGGAGCGCCGGTACCTGCTGGTGCCGGGGCTGCGGTCGTCGACGATCCACGTCCTGGACACCAAGCCCGACCCTCGCCGCCCGTCGCTCACCCGCACGATCGGCGCCGACGAACTGGCCGCCAAGGCCGGCTACTCGCGTCCTCACACGGTGCACTGCGGACCCGACGGCATCTTCATGTCCGCGCTGGGCGGCGCCAACGGTGCCGACGGTCCCGGCGGCATCGCACTGATCGACCACGACACGTTCGAGGTCATCGGACCGTGGGAAATCGAACGCGGCTCACAGTATCTGGCCTACGACGTCTGGTGGCACCGCGACTTCGACACCGTGATCACCTCGGAGTGGGCCACGCCGTCGATGGTCGAGGACGGGCTCGACCCGCAGGATCTGCTCGGCCACCGCTTCGGCCACCACGTGAACTTCTGGAGCATGTCCGAGCGGACACTGACCCAGCGCGTCGACCTCGGCGAGCACCACCAGATGGTGCTGGAACTGCGACCGGCCCACAACCCTTCCCACGCATGGGGATTCGTCGACTCGGTGATCAACACCGAGGATCTGTCGGCCTCGGTGTGGCTGTGGCACAGAGACGGCGACCGGTGGTCTATCGACGAGGTGATCAACATCCCCGCCGAACCCGCCGCAGCGGACGACCTGCCGCCGTTGCTGCGCCCATTCGGCGCCACTCCCCCGTTGGCCACCGACATCGACCTTTCGGTCGATGACCGCTGGCTCTACGTATCATGCTGGGGCACAGGAGAACTCAAACAGTACGACGTCAGCGATCCGTTCCATCCGCGCGAGACGGCATCGGTGCGCCTCGGCGGGATCGCGCGGCGGGAACCGCACCCGGCGGCACCTGATCAGCGGTTGGCCGGCGGACCGCAGATGGTCGAGATCAGCCGCGACGGTCGACGCGTGTACGTCACCAACTCCCTGTACTCGTCGTGGGACGACGCGTTCTACCCCGACGGCGTCGGCGCATGGATGGCCAAGCTCGATGCCGACGTCGCCGAAGGCGGCCTCGTCCCGGACAACCGGTTCTTCCTGCACGACGGGGATTTTCGGGGGCTGCGCGTCCACCAGACCCGGCTGCAGGGCGGTGACGCGTCGAGCGACTCGTACTGCTACACCAGCTGACCACAACAGTTGAGGCCGATGCCTCATGCGCGGCGCCAACCGCGCGGCGGACGCTTCCGGCATGACTTTCCAAGACCATGCCCGGAGGCAGTGATGTTCACCATCGACGAGTTGGCCACGGTCCCACTGTTCTCCGAGCTCGAGGACAAGGCGCTGGAGTACCTCGCCGGTGAGGTGGAAGACGTCCGTCTGCTGCCGGGCGAATACGTCGCGCACGAGGGCGACGCCCGCGCCCTGGCCATCGTGATCGACGGCAAAACCGAACTGACCAAACAGGTCAACGGCGTCGAGCAGGTGATCGGCGTCCGGTTCCCCGGTGAACTCGGCGGCGAGATCCCGATGACGCTCGGCACGCCGTTGCCCGCAGGCATGCGGGCCGTCGGACCGGCGCGTGTGCTCAAGATGACCGCCGAGGTCTACCACACACTCGCGGCCATGGCGCCCGAGATCGCCGCGGCGGTCGGCGCCGCGGCGCTGGAACGTATCGAGATGCTCAGCAACGCCGCCGCGCACCCGGTCGAACCCGCACTGTTCGTCATCGGCCCACGGCTGGACCCACAGGTGCACCGCTGCGACAGTTTCCTGCGGCGCAACGAGATTCCCTACCGGCGACTGGATCCCGACGAATCCGCGGCGATCGCCGTCGGCGGCGACGCACCCGGTGGCCGCTATCCGCTGGTGGTGCTCCGCGACGGCACCCGGTTGACCGCCCCGACCATGCGAGCCGTGGCCACAGTGGCCGGGCTGACCGTCGCGCCGAGCCGCCCGCACTATGACGTGGTGATCGTCGGTGGCGGTCCGGCCGGGTTGACCGCGGCGGTCAACGGCGCCTCGGAGGGACTGCGGACCGCGTTGATCGAAACCTTCGCCCCCGGCGGGCAGGCGGGCACCTCGACCCGCATCGAGAACTACACGGGCTTCCCGTATGGCGTGTCCGGGGATGAACTCGCGAGCCGGACCCTGCGACAGGCCAAACGCCTCGGCGCCGAGATCGTCGTGACCCGACGCGTCGAGGCCATCGATCCCACCGCGATGACCGTCCGGCTCGACGGCGACGACGTCATCGCGACACGGGCGATCATCCTGGCGATGGGCGTGCAGTGGCGCCAACTCGACACCGTGGACCGGTTCGTCGGCTCGGGTGTCTATTACGGTGCGGCGCGCAGCGACGCCGGGTTGGCGCAGGGCAACGACGTGTATCTGGTCGGCGCGGGCAACTCGGCCGGCCAGGCCGCCATCTTCTTCTCCAATCACGCGCGATCGGTGACCCTGCTCGCACGCGGCGACACCCTCGCCGAGAGCATGTCCGCCTACCTCGTCGAGCAGATCGCCACCAAGGCGAACATCCGGGTGCAGACCCGCTCCGAGGTCGTCGCGGTGCACGGCGACGACCGGCTCACCGCGATCGACGTCGCCGATCGGCGGACGGGCAGCACGACGCGACACCACACCGGTGTGCTGTTCGTGCTCATCGGCGCCGAGGCGGCAACCGACTGGCTACCGGCCGACATCGCGCGCGACGAACACGGATTCGTTCTGACCGGCCCCGACGCGATGAAGGCCGGGCCGTGGACGGGTGAGCGTGAACCACTCGTGCTCGAGACGAGTGCGCCGGGCGTCTTCGCCATCGGCGACATCCGGTCCGGATCGGTCAAGCGGGTCGCGGCCTCGGTCGGCGAAGGAGGCGTCGCGATCGCGCTCGTCCACCGCTACCTGCAGTGAGCACGCACACCAAAAAAGGGCCGCATCTCTGCGGCCCTTCTTCGGTCAAACGGTGGAGCTGCCGGGAATTGAACCCGGGTCCTACGGCATGTCCTCGAGGCTTCTCCGTGCGCAGTTCGCTATGCCTCTACTCGGATCTCCCGGTCACGCGAACAAGCCGAGATGACGATCCCAGTCGCTGTTTGATGTCCCCATGAGTTCCGCGACCGAACTCATGGGTGGGTCCCTCTAGCTGATGCCAGGGTCCGGGCCGAGGGCGCTCCCGGTCTGACAGACCAGCCGTCGCTTAGGCAGCGAGGGCGTAGTCGCGCTGATTGGAATCGGCGCTTAATTGGTTGCAACGACGCTTACGGTGGTCTCTTGCCTGCACCGGCACGCTTCCCTTGATTCGATGCTCGAAGTCGAAACCGTTCAGCCCCTTGTTCAGTTGTGAATCAACACTCCTGCCGTGGCAGGACTACCCATGATACGTGTTCGGCAACGCCGAGTTCCACCCATTTAATCCCGCCGCCTCGAGTGTGCATCGTCGGCGAGAAAATCGGCGAAATCTCGCCATGGCTGCACACTCGGCGAAGGGCATACGGCGACTCAACCTGCGGCGATCATCGCGACCGCGGCCAGCGCCAGCACCATGCCGACGGCCTGCCAGCGTGACACCCGCTCCCGCAGCACCACGATCGCGAGCAGCACCGTCGCCGCAGGGTACAGCGACATCAACACCCCGGCCAGCGACAGCAGCGACGCCTGCAGCGCCAGCAGCATCGCGATGTTGGCCCCCACGTCGAGGAAGGCCGCGAGCACCGCGAGCCGCAGCGGGTTGCCCGACGGCGGCCTCAGGTTGCGGCTCACCGCCGCGATGAGGACCACCAGCACCGTCGCCGAGGCGCGGGCGAACACCAGCGGCCACAGCCTCGCCTCCACCGGCGCCTGGTCGATCAGCACGAAGTTGAGCCCGAACGCCAGGCCCGAGCCGACGGTCAGCCACGCCACGGTCGGGGTGAACCGGTGCTCCTTCACATCTTCATCGGTGTCTGTTGCTCTTCGCGCAAGCGGCTCATCGGAGGTTTCCCGGCTGACCAGCACCACCGCCACCAGGGCGACCACCACACCCTAGGCGGCGATCACCCCGGGCCGCTCCCCCAACGCCAGGCCGACACCGACCGGCAGGGCCGCGACCAGGATCGCCGTCAGCGGCGAGACAACCGAAATCGGGCCGGATCCGAGCGCGGCGTAGAACCACCACACCCCGAACGCCTGCGACACCCCGCACAACACGCCCCACAGCACCCCTGCCTGTGAGATGTCCCCGCCGACGATCACCGCGATGACGGCCAGGGCCACCATCGCGATCGGGTAGGACACCAGCACCACCCGCAGCGCGGCGACGCGGCGCGACGCCAGCCCGCCGACGAAATCGCTGACCCCGTATCCCAGCGCCGACGCCAGCGCCAGGACCAGTCCGATCAGATCTTGCCCTTGGCTCGGCGGCCCAGCTCGCGGATCACCTCGCGCTGGGCGTCACGGCGGGCGAGGTCCTGGCGCTTGTCGTGGGCCTGCTTGCCGCGGGCCAGCGCCAGCTCGACCTTGACCTTGCCGTCGGTGAAGTAGATCGACAGCGGCACCAGGGTGAGGTTGCCGTCGCGGATCTTGCCGATCAGGTTGTCGATCTGCTTGCGGTGCAGCAGCAGCTTGCGGTTGCGCCGCGGCGCGTGGTTGGTCCAGGTGCCGTGGTGATATTCGGCGATGTGGACGTTGCGCAGCCAGATCTCGCCGTCGTCCACCGTCGCGAACGCGTCGGCCAGCGACGCCTGCCCTTCGCGCAGGCTCTTGACCTCCGTGCCCATCAACACGATCCCGGCCTCGTAGGTGTCGAGGATCGCGTAGTTGTGTCGCGCCTTGCGGTTGGTGGCGACCACCTTGTTGTTGCTCGAGGCGCTCTTCTTGGTCACGTCGTCTCCACTACCTACGTACGTACAGCCGCAGCGTCACATACGCGGTGATACCGGACATCGCGAGCCCGAGGAACAACATCCATGGCGCGCTGTAGTACAGGATGTCCGCGTAGTCGACCTTGGCGATCAGATTGGCTTGATAGAACTGGTCCAGCGCTTTCTCCAGGAACAACGCCCGCACCACGATCAATCCGACGATCGCGAGGACGACACCGATGAGCGCGGCGAGCATCGCCTCGACGAGGAACGGCAGCTGCGTGTACCAGCGCGTCGCACCGACCAGACGCATGATGCCGATCTCGGTGCGCCGCGTGTAGGCGGCCACCTGCACCATGTTCGCGATCAGCAGCACCGCGCCGATCGCCTGGACGAGCGCCACCGCGAACGCCGCGCTGCTGATGCCGTCGAGGACCGCGAACAACCGGTCGATCAGCTCCTTCTGGTTGAGCACGTTGAGCACGCCGGGTTGGCCGATCATGGCCTTGTCGAA
This region of Mycolicibacterium goodii genomic DNA includes:
- a CDS encoding MgtC/SapB family protein, producing MWLADGLFTGPGQGWRQIVELLAAFGLTALIGLERETRGKSAGVRTQAIVGTSSALILLISKFGFGDVLAAGSVVLDPSRVAAQIVSGIGFLGAGIIITRRGAVLGLTTAAAIWESAAIGMAAAAGLLTLAIVVTVLHFVIVLGVAPLVRRLTSRLSGSVQVYVVYQDGRGILRQLLQVCDARRWQLTSMVTDPPGGQPGARTPALPGEVAIMMTLAGPGVVDATKMLATVDGVTRVDQMDDDSE
- a CDS encoding selenium-binding protein SBP56-related protein — encoded protein: MPTTDPTFYRTPTHAVTAEPEHLAYVVAFDPTGRQHDALAVVDCDAGSTSFGQVVGWTDLPTSGNELHHFGWNACSSALCHDGHGHHDTLERRYLLVPGLRSSTIHVLDTKPDPRRPSLTRTIGADELAAKAGYSRPHTVHCGPDGIFMSALGGANGADGPGGIALIDHDTFEVIGPWEIERGSQYLAYDVWWHRDFDTVITSEWATPSMVEDGLDPQDLLGHRFGHHVNFWSMSERTLTQRVDLGEHHQMVLELRPAHNPSHAWGFVDSVINTEDLSASVWLWHRDGDRWSIDEVINIPAEPAAADDLPPLLRPFGATPPLATDIDLSVDDRWLYVSCWGTGELKQYDVSDPFHPRETASVRLGGIARREPHPAAPDQRLAGGPQMVEISRDGRRVYVTNSLYSSWDDAFYPDGVGAWMAKLDADVAEGGLVPDNRFFLHDGDFRGLRVHQTRLQGGDASSDSYCYTS
- a CDS encoding DNA polymerase domain-containing protein — protein: MSGPEQRAGVDLTHLDEPLAPDIGVTKRELVDYLDAVADHILPVLADRPLTVLRTLRGQKPFVQKNIPKYAPEWVRTVPMWAESSKREIRYIVCDDRRTLLWLANQRAVEYHPALGLADNIYRPTHLVLDLDPPDGGDFSAVVAVAHLVRTALSDCGLSGVVKTSGSRGVHIFVPIDDGAPVDDVAAATRALAARAEALDPTIATTAFIVEDREGKVFVDATRSGGATVAAAYSPRLRPGLPVSFPVDWAELDHITPRDFTVHTAIDALAGRPSWTDAMPAPQRLPADLIEQGHTIPVARVAAMHEGKRRAKARRERDASG
- the ftsX gene encoding permease-like cell division protein FtsX; translation: MRFGFLINEVLTGLRRNVTMTVAMVLTTAISIGLFGGGLLVVRLADQSREIYLDRVESQVFLTDDISANDPTCDSDACKALYRKIDDRDDVRSLRFLNREQAYDDAIKKFPQYKDVAGKDAFPASFVVKLVDPEKHEDFDKAMIGQPGVLNVLNQKELIDRLFAVLDGISSAAFAVALVQAIGAVLLIANMVQVAAYTRRTEIGIMRLVGATRWYTQLPFLVEAMLAALIGVVLAIVGLIVVRALFLEKALDQFYQANLIAKVDYADILYYSAPWMLFLGLAMSGITAYVTLRLYVRR
- the smpB gene encoding SsrA-binding protein SmpB, producing MTKKSASSNNKVVATNRKARHNYAILDTYEAGIVLMGTEVKSLREGQASLADAFATVDDGEIWLRNVHIAEYHHGTWTNHAPRRNRKLLLHRKQIDNLIGKIRDGNLTLVPLSIYFTDGKVKVELALARGKQAHDKRQDLARRDAQREVIRELGRRAKGKI
- a CDS encoding cutinase family protein; amino-acid sequence: MGGAVLLAAGVLLVAPAPVASADDCADAEVVFARGTDEPPGLGRVGNAFVDSLRKQSAGLDIDTYAVDYKASKLQLHGGDGAKDAISHIKSTVSSCPGTEIVLGGYSQGASVINIVAGNKLAGITWADPLPPEYVSAVAAVVTFGDVATRTGEALSTRSLPLSSKAIDLCNPSDPICHAGPGNEWSGHTDGYVPAYTTQAAAFAAANLLAGSGLQVPGYGSVPDGGYGPGYEPGYGPVYGPATPGYDPNSSVHGPPPGYVPAPPGYVPETPGYQLPGPSTVEPAPEVGMVTAVHRPTGDTQAR
- a CDS encoding DUF4185 domain-containing protein, whose translation is MSQRLHAPTLTPMAAMAAIASVGLTVAITVAPPAAAEPCTGAAAAVQPPANQGPAPALPGLTGGPPRGHRPSGANDDAPLPRLGQLSRALLNAVSPRSGQVRQQAGVVPQPQPQPQPQPAPQPQPQVQAQPAPAPAPAPSPPGTTLVGWVTGPESPNDTARKFAITGTDLGIMWDNGDPAGHQVLMAFGDTYGYCSVRGQQWRYNVLFRSQDGALSNTVAVPNGVVRNKYSGSPVWAPGISKQIINSTKWAATEKGIIPTAGVSVGKTQYLNFMSIRNWDSDGRWSTNYSAIAVSPDNGENWGVYPGTVRTPGDGLVSGARFVPGNENFQQAAFLKPGPGDPYLYMFGTPSGRGGAAFIARVAPGAVPDLNRYEYWNSNSNAWVPRDPGAATPVIPGPVGELSAQYNTYLRQYLVLYCNGANDVVMRTAPAPQGPWGPEQLLVPSMQYPGGIYAPFLHPWSTGKELYFNLSLWSAYNVMLMRTVLP
- a CDS encoding FAD-dependent oxidoreductase, whose protein sequence is MFTIDELATVPLFSELEDKALEYLAGEVEDVRLLPGEYVAHEGDARALAIVIDGKTELTKQVNGVEQVIGVRFPGELGGEIPMTLGTPLPAGMRAVGPARVLKMTAEVYHTLAAMAPEIAAAVGAAALERIEMLSNAAAHPVEPALFVIGPRLDPQVHRCDSFLRRNEIPYRRLDPDESAAIAVGGDAPGGRYPLVVLRDGTRLTAPTMRAVATVAGLTVAPSRPHYDVVIVGGGPAGLTAAVNGASEGLRTALIETFAPGGQAGTSTRIENYTGFPYGVSGDELASRTLRQAKRLGAEIVVTRRVEAIDPTAMTVRLDGDDVIATRAIILAMGVQWRQLDTVDRFVGSGVYYGAARSDAGLAQGNDVYLVGAGNSAGQAAIFFSNHARSVTLLARGDTLAESMSAYLVEQIATKANIRVQTRSEVVAVHGDDRLTAIDVADRRTGSTTRHHTGVLFVLIGAEAATDWLPADIARDEHGFVLTGPDAMKAGPWTGEREPLVLETSAPGVFAIGDIRSGSVKRVAASVGEGGVAIALVHRYLQ